The proteins below are encoded in one region of Pseudoduganella armeniaca:
- a CDS encoding DUF4256 domain-containing protein, which translates to MNAELLQVLRTRFEKNMQRHRDIAWADVLARLDAAPSAWKALQAMEDSGGEPDVIGRDAATGRIALCDCSAESPAGRRSLCYDAAALDARKEQKPAGSAVGMAAELGIELLTEEQYRALQALGEFDLKTSSWIATPPELRQQGGALFCDRRYGRVFTYHNGAQSYYAARGWRGTLTV; encoded by the coding sequence CCACCGCGACATCGCCTGGGCCGACGTGCTGGCCCGGCTGGACGCCGCGCCGTCCGCCTGGAAGGCGCTGCAAGCGATGGAGGACAGCGGCGGCGAGCCGGACGTGATCGGCCGCGACGCCGCCACCGGCCGCATCGCCTTGTGCGACTGCTCGGCCGAATCGCCGGCGGGACGGCGCAGCCTGTGCTACGACGCCGCCGCGCTGGATGCGCGCAAGGAGCAGAAGCCGGCCGGCAGCGCCGTCGGCATGGCGGCCGAGCTGGGCATCGAACTGCTGACGGAGGAGCAGTACCGCGCGCTGCAGGCGCTGGGCGAGTTCGACCTGAAGACGTCCAGCTGGATCGCCACGCCGCCCGAGTTGCGCCAGCAGGGCGGCGCCCTGTTCTGCGACCGCCGCTACGGCCGCGTGTTCACCTACCACAACGGCGCGCAGTCGTATTACGCCGCGCGCGGCTGGCGCGGCACCCTGACCGTATGA
- a CDS encoding helix-turn-helix transcriptional regulator: MSDSAQRLRELVKLRQVRDRMDREYAQPLDVEALARGVQMSAGHLSRQFKLAYGESPYAYLMTRRIERAMALLRRGDMTVTDICFEVGCSSLGTFSTRFTELVGVPPSTYKAQCADATAGMPPCVAKNVTRPIRNQEATPDKPG, from the coding sequence ATGAGCGACAGCGCGCAGCGCCTGCGTGAGCTCGTCAAGCTGCGCCAGGTGCGCGACCGCATGGACCGCGAGTACGCCCAGCCGCTCGACGTGGAAGCGCTGGCGCGCGGCGTGCAGATGTCGGCCGGTCACCTGAGCCGGCAGTTCAAGCTGGCCTACGGCGAGTCGCCCTACGCCTACCTGATGACGCGCCGCATCGAACGCGCCATGGCGCTGCTGCGCCGGGGCGACATGACCGTCACCGACATCTGCTTCGAGGTGGGCTGTTCGTCGCTGGGCACGTTCAGCACGCGCTTTACGGAGCTCGTCGGCGTGCCGCCGTCGACCTACAAGGCGCAGTGCGCTGACGCCACGGCCGGCATGCCGCCGTGCGTCGCCAAGAACGTCACGCGGCCGATCAGGAATCAAGAAGCAACGCCGGACAAGCCCGGCTAA